The genomic interval CGGAGTGGCACCCAGAAGGCTGACAAAGGTATAACGGCTCGGAGTGACTACCAGTTCAGGAGTCCCCCCGGTGGAAGATGAAACCTGAAGTTGAACGGAAAGAACAGCTTCCACGGTTTCCCGGGTTGTGCCCGTGAAGGTGATCAATCCCTCGTAATTTCCGGGAACGAGGCCGACCAGGTCCACCGTCAGGGTGCCTTTGGTGGCTGTGGATCCTTCGGTCGAAGATCCCTGGGTGGGAGAAACCAGGAGCCAGGACTGGTTGGATGATGCCGTCCAGGGGATCGTCCCCTCGTTGGAAATGACCCAGAAATTCTTGGTGATTGTTCCCTGGCCCGCGTACCCCTGCAGAGTAAACCCTGCCGGATCGGTCTCCAGAGGCGGGGAAAGAGCTTGAATGTAAAATTCGGGAGAGGTACCCACAGCCGAGGGTATTCTCAGGTCCGGAGCAAGGTACTGAGATTCCTCCGCATAAAATTTAAACAGATACTTGGGGTAGCCCACCATGGATGCTGTGGGGGTAAAGGCACGGGTGGAAGGAGATATATTCACGTTGTTCAGTGTCTGAAGGACAACATCTCCCGCCGTTGCCGTGCGCCCGCACAGTTCGATTTTCGAAAATTTTGACGGGCAATAGTGAGAAGCGGACCAGGTGAGGTTATAGGTCTGCCCCACGTACCAGATTTCCCCTGCTGTCGGGGACATGACGGTCACATTGCATCCCGAGGCATTCATCAGGAGTGCTCCCACCAGCGTCAGGGTCACCATGACGCCCAAAATAATTACTTTTTTCATAGAATCCTCCTCATCCAGAGCATGGGATTAGATTACCCTTAACCTGCTGGGTTGTCAATGAGTGAAAGGTTCCTGCCTGACCCGATAGAGAATGACCTCGGCATGTTTTCTGTAAATGATGTCTGACCGGGAAAAGACCTTGACGGGCTGGAGACGCCAGCCTTTCCATGGGTTCAGTCGAAGAAAGTCCGGGTCGTCGGTAAAGATGACATTCTTCAAGGTTCCCTCGACGGGCGCCGGCCCTGCAGCGAGGGAAGCCAGGACGGGCAGGTCGGGAAAGTACCACTTCACCTGTCTGCGGCTGTCTCCCAGGTAGATCGTACATTGAGCTTCAGGATGAGTATTTTTCCATGATTGCAGGCTGACACCCAGTTGAACGGGAGGGGGTGGTTCCCGGTGAGCCTGGATCGCCAGAGGCAGAGTCAGGGAGAAAATCAGGGCTGGAAACAAAAACCCGGCGACGGCCGTGAAGCGGGGAAGATTTCTGAACCCCGCCAGGGGAAGGAGGACCAGAAGCGGCAGGATCGGGCAGTAGTATCGTACATCGGGGGGAAGGGCAACAAGGATAATCAGGACATGAATCAGGACCCAGGGAAGATTCCTGCGCCAGAAGTCCGACTGCGCAGGTTCCCGATAGGTTCCGCCCAGGAAGTAGATTCCCGTTCCGAAAAGCCATACAATCAATCCCAGGCATCCGACAACCGCTTGTGCTCCCAGACCAAGCCCGTGGGAAAACCATCGACCGATATGGGAACGGATCCGATCCACAACACGGCCCGGGGTGACCGGGTCGGCTCCCAGGTAGACATCGGGTTTATCCAGCCGCCATTGCCACTGGGTGACCACAAGCCTCGGGTAGGCGGACCAGTCGGGTCCCGGGTCGGTTCTGTGAGCCTGAATCCACACCAGGGGTACCAGCCAGAGAGCCAGGCAGAGGACCATGAGAGCGACCCCGAAAAGAAACCGCTTCATGCCGCTCTTTGCATCCACGAGACAGAAGAGAAAGATGACAATAATGATAAACGTATACTGGGGACGCATTCCGGCGGCCAGGCCTCCCGAAAGGGCTGCCCCCGCCATCCAGGGCAGTTTTCGAGTTCTCTGATAAGAGGCGGCCATGAAGAGCTCGCCGGCGATCAGGGCTGATGCCGGGATATCGGTGAGGGCTTTGGTGGCGGTCATCCAGGGGCCTGCGGCCCATCCTGTGGTGATGGCGGTAAGAAGAGAGGTCACCCTTCCGAACGATGGCAGGAGAAAGAGGTACCACATGGCAAGATAGATGCCGCCAAAGAGGCACGATGTCCAGATCAGAGAATGTTCAGGTGAGACTCCTGTCAGAGTGCGGATCAGCTTTCCTGAAAGGATATAGAGAGGGTACCCCGGAGGGTGAGGCTGGTAAAGGGATACATCGAAATGCTCAACGCCCAGGGCGAAATTGACACTGTCCCATTCATCCAGAGCACAGGAACTTGTTGCCAGGTAAAGAGCGGTAAAGGCCAGGAAGAGACCCGTCGCAATGAACCAGTCATGTTTTCGATAGAAGAAGCATGGGGTGGAATTCTTTGGTTCGGATCCTGCCATCCGCTTCATGATAGCAGACCTGGTCTATAAGTTTCGCGTTGACATTTCCGGCTGTTCCCCGATACACTGGGTCCCCATGTTTGACCAGTTAACGGAAAAGTTGCAGAAAGTCTTTCGCACCCTGCACGGGGAAGGCCATCTCTCCGAATTCCAGGTGGATAAGGGGCTCAAAGAGCTCCGTATGGTCCTTCTGGGTGCAGATATCCATTTCTCCGTCGTGAAGGACCTCATGGAACGGATTCGCCTACAGGCCGTTGGGGAATCCGTTCTGAAAAGCCTCACCCCGGCCCAGCAGATCATCAAGATTGTCCGGGATGAGATGATCCAGACCCTGGGAGAGCAGGCTCCGCTTGTTCTCAAGGGACAGCCGACCGTCCTTCTCCTGGCAGGCCTTCAGGGATCGGGAAAAACGACAACCTGTGCCAAGCTTGCCTTTTCTTTGAAGCGTCAGGGGAAGCGGGTCTTCCTCGTTCCCGCAGACATTCGCCGTCCCGCCGCCAGGGAACAGTTGATTACGCTGGCCCGAGGGATTCAGGTGGATGTATGGGACACAAGGGTCGATAACGTCGGTGAGCTTGCGGATCGAACGCTGAAGCACGCAAAAACCATGGCCTATGATGTCGTCATTTACGATACCGCCGGGCGGCTCCATGTTGATCCTGAGATGATGTCCGAACTGGTGGATCTGGTGAACCGTGTTCACCCCCATGAAGTCCTCTATGTGGCCGACGCGATGACCGGGCAGGATGCCGTCCGGAGTGCGGGAGAATTCCATCGGACCGTCCCGCTCACAGGAATTATCCTTACCAAAATGGATGGAGACGCACGCGGGGGAGCGGCTCTCTCCGTGCGTTCCGTTACCGGTGTTCCTGTCAAGTTTATGGGAGTGGGTGAAAAACCCACGGATTTTGAAACTTTCGATCCGATACGGCTCACCGGTCGAATCCTCGGGATGGGGGATACCCTCTCTCTCATTGAAAGGGCTGAATCCGCCATTGAAGAGGATGAAGCCGAAGAGATGGCCCGACGGTTGAAAAAACAGCAGTTTACCCTGGAGGACGTGAAAAAGCAGTTGAAGATGATTAAAAAGATGGGTTCTCTTTCCGATATTCTTGGTTCCCTGCCTGTGGGCGGTCCCTTCAAGGCACTCAAGAATGCCAATCTGGACGACCGGGCCATGGTGAGGGTGGAAGCCATCATCGATTCGATGACCCCATTGGAGCGCGAGCGTCCCGACATTCTCAACGCATCCCGGAAGCGCCGCATTGCCTCCGGATCCGGAACCACCGTTCAGGATATCAATCGATTGATCAAGCAGTATCGCCAGATGAAAGATATGATGCGCAGGTTTGGCAAGAATCTCGTTTTCTGATATACTGTTCGCTCTCATCTGTAGGAGGTCTTATGGTTATTATTCGTCTGAAACGCGTGGGCTCCAAGCACCGGCCCTGCTACCGAGTGGTCGTGACCGATTCCCGCAATCGAAAAGTGGGTGCTTACCTCAATGTCGTTGGGACCTATGATCCGGGGAAGAATCCCCCCGAGGTTACACTGGACATGGAGAAAATCGCCGAGTGGAAATCCAAGGGTGCGATGGTCTCCGATACCGTCGCTTCCCTCATAAGGAGGTTTGGGCATGAGGCAGCTCATTGAACAGATCGTAAAGCTTCTGGTTGACAAGCCTGATGATGTGGAAGTGAACGAGCTTGAAGGGGAGCAGACAACCGTGCTGGAATTGAAGGTTGCCAAAGAAGACCTGGGGAAGGTCATCGGAAAGCAGGGGCGCACGGCCCGAGCCCTGCGTACGATCCTGAATGCGGCCGGTATGAAGATTAACAAGAGATACGTTCTTCAAATCATTGAATAAGCCGTACCTCGTAGGGAGAATCCTGAAACCCCACGGAATCCGCGGGGAGGTAAGGGCAGAGATTATCACGGATTTTCCTGAACGCTTTCAGCATCTCCAGACAATTATGCTTGCCCCGCCGGAAGGTGGGGCTTTTGTTGTCCGTGGGATAAAAAACGTCCGTTTCCACAAGACATTTGTTCTTCTCACACTCTCGGAGGTTGAGGACCGCGATACTGCCGAAGCTCTTCGTGGGTGGGAACTGTACGTTCCGGAAGAGGAACGATGGGAGACCGGCGATGATTTTTTCTACTACCATGAATTGCTCGATCTTTCCGTGATCCTCCCGGGCGGGGAATATGTAGGGAAGGTTACAGGATTTGAACAGGGTACACAGATCATCCTTCAGATCACCAGGGAGGATGGAAGTGAAGTTCTGGTTCCCTTCGTAGCAGACTTCGTTGAAGTGCACCGGAATGAAAAGATTATCGTCCATCCCATTCCGGGTCTTCTGAGCCGCCAGGAAACTGCCGATGAGAATTGATGTCCTGACGATCTTTCCAGGGATGTTTCAACCCATGGACTATTCTCTGGCAGGAAAAGCTCGGGAACGGGGTCTTGTCGACCTTCATATCCATGATCTCCGGGACTTTGCCGACGATCGTTCCAGGCAGGTGGACGATCTGCCTTACGGAGGTGGTCCGGGGATGGTCATTGCCGCCCCTCCGGTCATCCGTGCCCTGGAACATGTTCGAAATGTGGGACCCAGAACAAACACACCCTACGTCCTTCTCATGACGCCGCAGGGTACGCCCCTGACGCAACCCATTCTGGAGCGGCTGGCTCAAAAAGATTGGCTCACCTTCCTCTGCGGACGGTACGAAGGAATCGACGAGAGGGTCGTCGAGCTGGGCCTGGTTCAGGAGGAAATCTCTATTGGAGATTACGTTCTGGGTGGAGGAGAGCTTCCTGCCATGGTTCTCCTGGAGGGCATTCTTCGACTCATTCCCGATGTTGTCGGGAACCGCGATTCCATCGATGAAGATTCCTTCACTTCGGGACTCCTGGACTGTCCTCACTATACGCGGCCGGAAGAGGTCATGGAGATCCGGGTTCCCGAGGTTCTCCGTTCCGGAGATTCGGCAGCCATTGCGCGGTGGCGACGAAGGCAGTCTGTAGTAAGGACGCTGAGGCGAAGGCCCGACCTGCTTCTTACTGCCCGTCTGACTGAAGAAGATAGAGAATTTCTGGAAACCTTGAACGAAGAGAGCCCCGGGTTATAAATATTCAGACTCGGTTAAGAAGTTTGTTCACTGAGAGCGCACTGAGCCTGAAATAGTGTTCCAGCAAGCGGTCGGAAGGAATGCGGGAGAGGGCGGTATAGGCCTTCTGAAGAAGATAGAGAGCAAAAAAAGCCGGGGAGATGCGAAGGTTTCGATAATAGGTGGAAACAAGGGGACGGCCCGTTTGGGCGGATCGATGAATCGCCCTTGCCAGAAGTTCTGCACCCCTGGCGGCAAAGTAAATCCCGCCTCCTGTCACCGGGTTTACCATTCCGGCAGCGTCTCCCACCACGGCAATCCGGTTCGTTGCCAACCGGGAGGGCATCATGGTAGGGATAAGTCCAGCACGGCGGCTCTGAATTGAACAGTGTTTATATCGATGGAGAAGATATTGATTGAGGATTTCCTTCAGCTTTATCCCGGGTAGATGTCGATACAGGCAGCCGATTCCCGCATTGACCATGTGATCCAGGCTGAAAACCCAGCCGTATCCCGAAGGAAGGATAGAGGGATCGACAAAAAAAGTCGCATCCCCTGCGGAATCTTCGGCTTCCACCCTCCATGTGAGGGCCAGGGCTGTCGCGGGACCGGGTTGATAGCCGATTCCAGGTGCCATGGTCCGGGGCCCATCGGCAAAGACAGCGTACTCTGCTTCATGAATTGCATTTCTTACACGGATGTGGACCCGATTCTCTGTTTCATCACATCCTGTTACCGTGGAGGAGGTTCGTAAGGATACACCCCTTGATACTGCCCAGGCCGCAAGAGATTGATCCAGAATTTCCCGACGAGTTAACACAAGAGGGACCGGCTCCATCTCGATAAGGGGTTCACCCGTAAATGTCTCCAGAATGGCCCTGCTTACGGGGATATGGGGTGCATTGATTTCATATTTTGAGAGGATCTCCGTCGCGAAGGCCCCGCCACAGACCGATCGGATACCCGGAGATGATCCGCGTTCAAAGAGAGTAACATCGTGATCCCATCCCGCCAGACGACCCGCACAGATCAGACCGGAAACGCCGCCTCCGATGACCGCTATGGTTGCCATTTTATAAAACGGAGAGATTTCCCCGGGGAGTCAGGATTTCATCCTGATAGGTACCGGAAGCCACGCGAACTCCCGGAAGGACGATCGTTCGATCCATTCGGATTGGAGGTTCGAGATAGACCCCCCGACCGAGAATGACATGGTGCAACTCGACATCGGGTCCCATGTAAGTTCCCCTGGGGATCAGGGTATTCCGGGAAGGATCGTACATCGTACCGGGTGGAACTGCACGACGGCCCTGGTTCTCCAGGAGATCCAGATTGGCTTGTAGATACTGAAGCGGTGTTCCGGCTTCGCGCCAGAACCCGTGAAAGGGGTGAAGTACAACCCGAATCCTGCCTTCCCGGACCGCAGGCAGGTAGATATCCTCAAAGAGACGGGAACAACCTTCGGGGAAATGGTTGATCCATTCCGTCGATAAGATCTGAATACCCGTATAGGTCCAGCCATGGTTTTCTTTAGAGACACCTTTGAGCAAACCATCATTTCCAA from Thermoanaerobaculia bacterium carries:
- the ffh gene encoding signal recognition particle protein; the protein is MFDQLTEKLQKVFRTLHGEGHLSEFQVDKGLKELRMVLLGADIHFSVVKDLMERIRLQAVGESVLKSLTPAQQIIKIVRDEMIQTLGEQAPLVLKGQPTVLLLAGLQGSGKTTTCAKLAFSLKRQGKRVFLVPADIRRPAAREQLITLARGIQVDVWDTRVDNVGELADRTLKHAKTMAYDVVIYDTAGRLHVDPEMMSELVDLVNRVHPHEVLYVADAMTGQDAVRSAGEFHRTVPLTGIILTKMDGDARGGAALSVRSVTGVPVKFMGVGEKPTDFETFDPIRLTGRILGMGDTLSLIERAESAIEEDEAEEMARRLKKQQFTLEDVKKQLKMIKKMGSLSDILGSLPVGGPFKALKNANLDDRAMVRVEAIIDSMTPLERERPDILNASRKRRIASGSGTTVQDINRLIKQYRQMKDMMRRFGKNLVF
- a CDS encoding NAD(P)/FAD-dependent oxidoreductase translates to MATIAVIGGGVSGLICAGRLAGWDHDVTLFERGSSPGIRSVCGGAFATEILSKYEINAPHIPVSRAILETFTGEPLIEMEPVPLVLTRREILDQSLAAWAVSRGVSLRTSSTVTGCDETENRVHIRVRNAIHEAEYAVFADGPRTMAPGIGYQPGPATALALTWRVEAEDSAGDATFFVDPSILPSGYGWVFSLDHMVNAGIGCLYRHLPGIKLKEILNQYLLHRYKHCSIQSRRAGLIPTMMPSRLATNRIAVVGDAAGMVNPVTGGGIYFAARGAELLARAIHRSAQTGRPLVSTYYRNLRISPAFFALYLLQKAYTALSRIPSDRLLEHYFRLSALSVNKLLNRV
- a CDS encoding NDP-sugar synthase, whose amino-acid sequence is MISLILSAGLGTRLRPLTDNLPKPCLPIANRPIILRIMDTLRRSGVIQFGVNLHYLPDLVERTVNRSVYRSSTTFAREPEILGTGGGIANLWRTMKPSVTYLMTVNGDSIAFPLNPEEMLSTMNRAGADVVLLCVPYVRGTTALTFGNDGLLKGVSKENHGWTYTGIQILSTEWINHFPEGCSRLFEDIYLPAVREGRIRVVLHPFHGFWREAGTPLQYLQANLDLLENQGRRAVPPGTMYDPSRNTLIPRGTYMGPDVELHHVILGRGVYLEPPIRMDRTIVLPGVRVASGTYQDEILTPRGNLSVL
- the rimM gene encoding ribosome maturation factor RimM (Essential for efficient processing of 16S rRNA) yields the protein MNKPYLVGRILKPHGIRGEVRAEIITDFPERFQHLQTIMLAPPEGGAFVVRGIKNVRFHKTFVLLTLSEVEDRDTAEALRGWELYVPEEERWETGDDFFYYHELLDLSVILPGGEYVGKVTGFEQGTQIILQITREDGSEVLVPFVADFVEVHRNEKIIVHPIPGLLSRQETADEN
- the rpsP gene encoding 30S ribosomal protein S16, coding for MVIIRLKRVGSKHRPCYRVVVTDSRNRKVGAYLNVVGTYDPGKNPPEVTLDMEKIAEWKSKGAMVSDTVASLIRRFGHEAAH
- the trmD gene encoding tRNA (guanosine(37)-N1)-methyltransferase TrmD, encoding MRIDVLTIFPGMFQPMDYSLAGKARERGLVDLHIHDLRDFADDRSRQVDDLPYGGGPGMVIAAPPVIRALEHVRNVGPRTNTPYVLLMTPQGTPLTQPILERLAQKDWLTFLCGRYEGIDERVVELGLVQEEISIGDYVLGGGELPAMVLLEGILRLIPDVVGNRDSIDEDSFTSGLLDCPHYTRPEEVMEIRVPEVLRSGDSAAIARWRRRQSVVRTLRRRPDLLLTARLTEEDREFLETLNEESPGL
- a CDS encoding KH domain-containing protein, giving the protein MRQLIEQIVKLLVDKPDDVEVNELEGEQTTVLELKVAKEDLGKVIGKQGRTARALRTILNAAGMKINKRYVLQIIE